In Chelmon rostratus isolate fCheRos1 chromosome 4, fCheRos1.pri, whole genome shotgun sequence, a genomic segment contains:
- the jade3 gene encoding protein Jade-3, which translates to MKRLRSSSGSNSSDNESPSTSFCSSNKYGSKPGTPISNPKKPAEVFRKDLISAMKLPDSHHVSAEDYYLLADTWKQEWEKGVQVLASPDTIPEPSVRVIVEKPIEVLYTHHRKHIQCSSQESTEPGYVNIKELAEAMCRYDLDDVDLYWLQALNRELDHMGEEPIDELTMERAMEALERQCHDNMNHAIETVEGLGIEYDEDVICDVCRSPDSEEGNDMVFCDKCNICVHQACYGIVKVPVGNWLCRTCVLGIDPQCLLCPQKGGAMKATRAGTKWAHVSCALWIPEVSIACPERMEPITKVSHIPPSRWSLICSLCKLKTGACIQCSVKNCTTPFHVTCAFEHSLEMKTILDEGDEVKFKSYCLKHSKSKTGDAGLSPARSKAPAEVEKVGQRAQRLQELEEEFYTLIQLEELAQALGLSERLADFIYQYWKLKRKANFNKALLPPKEEEENLVLQPQEDSIHTRMRMFMHLRQDLERVRNLCYMVSRREKLKLLQSKAQEQMFNLHVKLVNQELSAGLPSSYPVESMLFRPPPRITLKLKMPKSSSLGNGNSSSKSGNGPLCPDNSGNVTEHAVEGLGQGKPQLHGHGRRDERSNGRLSSSSSSVLPVKPTGKPLALHAALHGHSSNSNGKLDQDRAKSNGRFEKFVAQKDSSCQTPSDQDTPNQALDKSSFRKSAMEHFGRSFKEATINLVRTTKDLRASDKLSRKGSGKETLWAKPVAEHKVKSARSYQDSDGYCPDLELSDSEPEAKGRHGRQVGLPQPDASRKGVSRGKQSLGSRHPVQR; encoded by the exons ATGAAACGTCTCAGGTCCTCAAGCGGCAGCAACAGTTCTGACAATGAGA gTCCCTCtacctccttctgctcctccaaTAAGTATGGCAGCAAACCTGGAACCCCCATCTCCAACCCGAAGAAACCGGCTGAA GTGTTCAGAAAAGACCTGATCAGTGCCATGAAGCTGCCTGACTCCCACCATGTGTCTGCAGAGGACTACTACCTGTTGGCAGACACCTGGAAGCAGGAATGGGAGAAGGGAGTCCAAGTGCTGGCAAGTCCAGATACCATCCCAGAGCCGTCAGTCAG AGTTATTGTGGAGAAGCCCATTGAGGTTCTTTACACTCATCACAGGAAGCACATCCAGTGCTCGAGCCAGGAGTCAACAGAACCAGGTTACGTTAACATCAAAGAGCTGGCAGAGGCCATGTGTCGCTACGACCTGGATGACGTGGACCTGTACTGGCTGCAGGCACTCAATAGAGAGCTCGACCACATGG GGGAGGAGCCCATAGACGAGCTGACAATGGAGCGCGCCATGGAGGCCCTGGAGAGGCAGTGCCATGACAACATGAACCACGCCATCGAGACCGTGGAGGGTCTGGGGATTGAATACGACGAAGACGTCATCTGCGACGTGTGCCGCTCCCCCGACAGCGAAGAGGGCAACGACATGGTGTTCTGTGACAAGTGCAACATCTGCGTGCACCAG GCCTGTTATGGCATCGTCAAAGTGCCTGTTGGAAACTGGCTGTGTAGGACGTGTGTCCTCGGCATCGACCCGCAGTGCCTTCTGTGTCCTCAGAAGGGCGGTGCCATGAAGGCGACACGTGCCGGCACCAAGTGGGCGCATGTAAGCTGTGCCCTGTGGATACCAGAG GTGAGCATCGCTTGTCCTGAGAGGATGGAGCCCATCACCAAAGTCTCCCACATCCCACCCAGCCGCTGGTCTCTCATCTGCAGTCTGTGTAAACTGAAGACAGGCGCATGTATCCAG TGCTCGGTGAAGAACTGCACCACTCCTTTCCACGTGACATGTGCCTTTGAGCACAGCCTGGAGATGAAGACTATCCTGGATGAAGGGGATGAAGTCAAGTTCAAGTCGTACTGCCTCAAGCACAGCAAGTCTAAAACTGGGGACGCTGGCCTGAGCCCAGCTCGCTCTAAAGCCCCCGCTGAGGTGGAGAAGGTGGGCCAGCGGgcacagaggctgcaggagctggaggaggagttCTACACCCTAATCCAGCTGGAGGAGTTGGCCCAGGCCCTCGGGCTCTCCGAGCGCCTGGCAGACTTCATCTATCAGTACtggaagctgaagaggaaagcTAACTTTAACAAAGCTCTGCTGCCCcctaaagaggaggaggagaacctGGTGCTGCAGCCTCAGGAGGACAGCATCCACACACGCATGCGGATGTTCATGCACCTGCGGCAGGATTTGGAGAGG GTGAGGAATCTGTGTTACATGGTGAGCCGGCGGgagaagctgaagctgctgcagagtaaAGCCCAGGAGCAGATGTTCAACTTGCATGTGAAGCTGGTGAACCAGGAGCTCTCTGCTG GCCTTCCTTCTTCATACCCAGTGGAGAGCATGCTGTTTCGTCCTCCTCCGAGGATAACCCTGAAGCTTAAAATGCCCAAATCCTCAAGTCTCGGAAATGGAAATTCCAGTTCCAAGTCTGGTAATGGGCCGCTGTGCCCGGACAATAGCGGCAATGTTACTGAACATGCAGTTGAAGGGCTGGGTCAGGGGAAGCCTCAGCTGCACGGACACGGTCGGAGAGACGAGCGCTCCAACGGGCGGCTGTCTTCTTCGAGCAGCTCGGTACTGCCTGTTAAACCCACCGGCAAACCTTTAGCCCTGCACGCTGCGCTCCACGGCCACTCCTCCAACAGCAACGGCAAACTGGACCAAGACAGGGCTAAATCTAACGGCCGCTTCGAGAAGTTTGTAGCTCAGAAGGACAGTTCTTGCCAGACGCCCAGCGATCAAGACACTCCAAATCAGGCTTTGGACAAGAGCAGCTTTCGCAAGTCTGCCATGGAGCACTTTGGCAGGTCCTTCAAAGAGGCGACCATTAACTTGGTACGGACCACAAAGGACCTGCGGGCCTCTGACAAACTGTCCCGAAAGGGTTCAGGCAAGGAGACGCTGTGGGCCAAACCCGTGGCTGAACACAAAGTGAAAAGCGCAAGATCGTACCAGGACAGTGACGGATACTGTCCCGACCTGGAGCTCAGTGACTCAGAGCCGGAGGCCAAAGGGAGGCACGGGCGGCAGGTCGGGCTGCCTCAGCCCGACGCTTCGAGGAAAGGGGTCAGTCGTGGGAAACAGTCGCTCGGTTCCAGGCACCCCGTGCAAAGGTGA
- the plcxd1 gene encoding PI-PLC X domain-containing protein 1 yields the protein MSGVREPSLAELPMESWMSHLPCALWDTPLYHLAIPGSHNAITYCLDMNDRSPVDLTQPDMLQKLDKYMKPLIRPFVYKWAITQEYTIKQQLDCGVRYCDLRIAHRPNDSSTDLYFYHGVYTTLTVETVLVEISEWLDAHPKEVVILSFSHFLGLSQELHMLLLTTIRKVFTSKLCPKTEVLTLRNLWALGCSVIVSYEHNIASCHSELWPHIPYWWANKCKAEALIEAFEHRKQHGRPGGFFVTGINLTEDLKYICTHPTESLKDLVMSTYPTLLSWVKEQTPGSKAGSLNIIAGDFITESQFVPTVVTLNEKLLKWSS from the exons ATGTCCGGAGTGAGGGAGCCGAGCCTGGCCGAGCTGCCCATGGAGAGCTGGATGTCTCACCTGCCATGTGCTCTGTGGGACACTCCCCTGTACCACCTGGCCATCCCAG GCAGCCACAATGCAATAACCTACTGTCTGGATATGAATGACAGATCCCCCGTTGACCTTACTCAGCCAGACATGCTTCAAAAGCTGGACAAATACATGAAGCCCCTCATTCGACCCTTTGTGTACAAGTGGGCTATAACCCAG GAGTACACCataaagcagcagctggacTGCGGGGTCAGATACTGTGACCTGAGAATCGCACACAGGCCCAATGACAGCTCCACTGATCTGTACTTCTACCACGGCGTGTACACCACGCTCACTGTGGAG ACCGTTCTAGTGGAGATCAGCGAGTGGCTGGATGCTCATCCCAAAGAGGTGgtcatcctctccttcagccACTTCCTCGGCCTGAGCCAGGAGCtccacatgctgctgctcacaACCATACGCAAAGTATTCACCTCCAAACTCTGCCCCAAGACG GAGGTGTTGACTCTTCGGAACCTGTGGGCTTTAGGCTGCTCAGTCATTGTGTCCTATGAACACAATATAGCCAGCTGTCACAGCGAGCTGTGGCCTCATATTCCGTACTGGTGGGCCAACAAATGCAAAGCTGAGGCTCTTATCGAGGCTTTTGAACACAGGAAACAACACGGCAGACCAG gagGTTTCTTCGTCACAGGAATTAACCTGACCGAGGACCTGAAATACATCTGCACACACCCAACAGAGTCCCTCAAGGACTTGGTGATGTCCACGTATCCCACGCTGCTGAGCTGGGTCAAGGAGCAGACCCCCGGCTCCAAAGCCGGCTCTCTCAATATCATTGCCGGCGACTTTATCACAGAGAGCCAGTTTGTACCAACTGTTGTTACGCTGAATGAGAAACTACTGAAATGGTCCTCGTGA